The Pirellulales bacterium genome contains a region encoding:
- a CDS encoding thymidine phosphorylase, with protein sequence MNPVAIITKKRDGGALLPEEIAAFIEGFVRSDVADYQMSALAMAIYFRGMDAAERSALIEAMLDSGSRLEWPDGFGTRVDKHSTGGVGDKISLPLAPMLACCGLKVPMISGRGLGTTGGTLDKLESIPGLRTNLSTGEIYDVVDRVGCVITGATADLVPADRKLYALRDVTGTVSSIPLICASIMSKKLAENLDALVLDVKWGSGALMKKQHDARELANAMVEIGTTMGVHTTALLTDMNQPHGVAAGHVVEVEEALEVLRGEGPEDVVELCLALGAELLVSTGLEKSHSIAADRLRGLLESGRPLEKFREMVIAQGGDLDSLPPHAPSTLMAARHGGYVSAIDTEQLGSTLIEMGGGRKKLRDKIDHSVGLAMLIRLGDRIERGQPMARIFAPPEKTETSMKMLADAITISTEPTSAPPLIVERIGMPCASAPDAADRPSPAESPLDREPPIDR encoded by the coding sequence ATGAACCCCGTCGCCATCATCACCAAAAAACGAGACGGCGGCGCGCTCTTGCCCGAAGAAATCGCCGCCTTCATCGAAGGCTTCGTCCGTAGCGACGTCGCCGACTACCAAATGTCGGCATTGGCGATGGCCATTTATTTTCGCGGCATGGATGCCGCCGAGCGATCCGCTCTGATCGAAGCAATGCTCGATTCCGGCTCCAGGCTCGAATGGCCCGATGGCTTTGGCACCCGAGTCGATAAACACTCCACCGGCGGTGTCGGCGATAAGATTTCGCTGCCGCTGGCGCCAATGCTCGCCTGTTGCGGCCTCAAAGTACCGATGATATCTGGCCGCGGCCTTGGCACGACGGGCGGTACGCTCGACAAACTCGAATCCATACCTGGCCTGCGCACCAACCTCTCGACGGGTGAAATTTACGACGTCGTCGATCGCGTTGGCTGCGTCATCACCGGAGCCACTGCCGATTTGGTCCCCGCCGACCGCAAGCTCTATGCTTTGCGCGACGTCACCGGTACCGTCTCCAGCATCCCGCTCATATGCGCCAGCATCATGAGCAAGAAACTTGCCGAAAACCTCGACGCTCTTGTGCTCGATGTGAAATGGGGAAGCGGCGCGCTGATGAAAAAGCAGCACGACGCCCGCGAATTGGCAAACGCGATGGTCGAAATCGGCACAACAATGGGCGTCCACACCACAGCCCTGCTTACCGACATGAATCAGCCTCACGGCGTTGCTGCTGGCCACGTCGTCGAAGTCGAGGAAGCACTCGAAGTGCTTCGCGGTGAAGGACCAGAAGATGTCGTCGAATTGTGCCTGGCGCTGGGGGCTGAATTGCTCGTTTCAACCGGCCTGGAAAAATCCCACAGCATCGCTGCCGACCGTCTGCGCGGCCTGCTAGAGTCGGGACGACCACTCGAAAAATTTCGCGAGATGGTCATTGCCCAAGGTGGTGATCTTGACTCCCTGCCGCCGCACGCGCCGAGCACATTGATGGCAGCCCGCCACGGCGGCTACGTCAGCGCCATCGATACGGAGCAACTCGGCTCGACGCTCATCGAAATGGGGGGCGGCCGCAAGAAGCTCCGTGACAAAATCGACCACTCGGTCGGCCTCGCAATGCTAATCCGCCTCGGCGATCGTATCGAGCGCGGCCAACCCATGGCTCGTATCTTCGCTCCACCGGAAAAAACCGAAACTAGCATGAAGATGCTTGCCGACGCGATCACCATCAGTACAGAACCGACTTCAGCGCCGCCGCTCATCGTCGAACGGATTGGAATGCCCTGCGCATCCGCGCCGGATGCCGCCGATCGACCTTCTCCTGCCGAATCGCCGCTCGATAGAGAGCCACCGATCGATCGTTGA